In one window of Gossypium arboreum isolate Shixiya-1 chromosome 4, ASM2569848v2, whole genome shotgun sequence DNA:
- the LOC108458023 gene encoding zinc finger CCCH domain-containing protein 16 isoform X2, with product MLSQKGPMILEINRASSRIHGPDLLQAVVPLHCGSLTISLRQQTIDAMILSPANVLLLKILSTRDPCGSLHATAIGKIPLAILSVMSAMKNCGQQLMMMQNIERERNLLNSKLVEFENFLRNPYRGPAGSAAAQQIPFPGATTTVLSPTTQNTVAPQSNVPPSVSSFSQLGASLNTGFSPGPSVQSNNASGQPTSFSNSAQSSNVFSANNVPSANAFSFGNQQPNQSVVASFPTNMANFSNSSATNPAINQFSAAAISTQNFSSSSIQSPAFLNVSLSNSEVVGREATNVQLGNNLPTTVASGDSNIWLKEKWTPGEIPEEAPPDAYV from the exons ATGCTCAGTCAAAAGGGGCCAATGATTTTGGAAATAAACAGAGCCAGTTCAAG AATACATGGACCCGATCTTCTGCAAGCAGTGGTGCCCCTTCATTGCGGCAGCCTGACAATCAGCCTCAGGCAACAAACCATAG ATGCAATGATCCTGAGTCCTGCAAACGTATTATTGCTGAAGATTTTGAGCACGAGAGACCCTTGTGGAAGCTTACATGCTACAGCCATTGGAAAAA TTCCCCTTGCGATATTGTCGGTGATGTCAGCTATGAAGAATTGCGGGCAGCAGCTTATGATGATGCAAAAC ATTGAGCGAGAGAGGAATTTACTGAATTCAAAGTTAGTTGAGTTTGAAAACTTTCTTCGTAATCCCTATAGGGGACCTGCTGGCTCTGCTGCGGCACAACAAATTCCATTTCCGGGAGCCACTACAACTGTCCTTTCTCCCACTACTCAAAATACTGTCGCTCCTCAAAGCAATGTCCCTCCGTCAGTCTCCAGTTTTAGTCAGCTGGGAGCTTCACTTAATACAGGATTCTCACCGGG GCCTTCTGTACAGTCAAATAATGCCTCTGGGCAACCAACTTCTTTCTCAAATTCAGCCCAATCTTCAAATGTATTTTCAGCAAACAATGTTCCATCGGCCAATGCCT TTTCATTTGGTAACCAGCAACCTAACCAGTCAGTAGTAGCTTCCTTCCCCACAAATATGGCCAACTTCAGCAACAGTAGTGCCACTAATCCTGCCATTAATCAATTTTCTGCCGCAGCAATATCAACGCAAAACTTCAGCTCATCCAGCATACAGTCTCCTGCTTTCTTGAATGTCTCGCTCTCAAATTCTGAAGTGGTTGGACGAGAAGCTACAAATGTTCAGTTAGG AAATAACTTGCCAACAACGGTTGCTTCTGGGGACTCAAATATTTGGTTAAAAGAGAAATGGACTCCTGGAGAG ATTCCTGAAGAAGCTCCTCCAGATGCTTATGTTTAG
- the LOC108458023 gene encoding zinc finger CCCH domain-containing protein 16 isoform X1 has product MHNKKEACRNFQRGSCQYGERCKFLHVIQQQPKSNAFGFGTQAISHQQQKPNPFGFGVQNNAQSKGANDFGNKQSQFKNTWTRSSASSGAPSLRQPDNQPQATNHRCNDPESCKRIIAEDFEHERPLWKLTCYSHWKNSPCDIVGDVSYEELRAAAYDDAKRGLSLQSIIERERNLLNSKLVEFENFLRNPYRGPAGSAAAQQIPFPGATTTVLSPTTQNTVAPQSNVPPSVSSFSQLGASLNTGFSPGPSVQSNNASGQPTSFSNSAQSSNVFSANNVPSANAFSFGNQQPNQSVVASFPTNMANFSNSSATNPAINQFSAAAISTQNFSSSSIQSPAFLNVSLSNSEVVGREATNVQLGNNLPTTVASGDSNIWLKEKWTPGEIPEEAPPDAYV; this is encoded by the exons CTGTCAGTATGGTGAAAGGTGCAAATTTCTTCATGTGATTCAGCAACAGCCAAAGTCTAATGCATTTGGATTTGGCACACAAGCTATCTCACACCAACAACAAAAGCCGAACCCATTCGGTTTTGGTGTCCAGAACAATGCTCAGTCAAAAGGGGCCAATGATTTTGGAAATAAACAGAGCCAGTTCAAG AATACATGGACCCGATCTTCTGCAAGCAGTGGTGCCCCTTCATTGCGGCAGCCTGACAATCAGCCTCAGGCAACAAACCATAG ATGCAATGATCCTGAGTCCTGCAAACGTATTATTGCTGAAGATTTTGAGCACGAGAGACCCTTGTGGAAGCTTACATGCTACAGCCATTGGAAAAA TTCCCCTTGCGATATTGTCGGTGATGTCAGCTATGAAGAATTGCGGGCAGCAGCTTATGATGATGCAAAACGTGGGTTAAGCTTGCAATCTATT ATTGAGCGAGAGAGGAATTTACTGAATTCAAAGTTAGTTGAGTTTGAAAACTTTCTTCGTAATCCCTATAGGGGACCTGCTGGCTCTGCTGCGGCACAACAAATTCCATTTCCGGGAGCCACTACAACTGTCCTTTCTCCCACTACTCAAAATACTGTCGCTCCTCAAAGCAATGTCCCTCCGTCAGTCTCCAGTTTTAGTCAGCTGGGAGCTTCACTTAATACAGGATTCTCACCGGG GCCTTCTGTACAGTCAAATAATGCCTCTGGGCAACCAACTTCTTTCTCAAATTCAGCCCAATCTTCAAATGTATTTTCAGCAAACAATGTTCCATCGGCCAATGCCT TTTCATTTGGTAACCAGCAACCTAACCAGTCAGTAGTAGCTTCCTTCCCCACAAATATGGCCAACTTCAGCAACAGTAGTGCCACTAATCCTGCCATTAATCAATTTTCTGCCGCAGCAATATCAACGCAAAACTTCAGCTCATCCAGCATACAGTCTCCTGCTTTCTTGAATGTCTCGCTCTCAAATTCTGAAGTGGTTGGACGAGAAGCTACAAATGTTCAGTTAGG AAATAACTTGCCAACAACGGTTGCTTCTGGGGACTCAAATATTTGGTTAAAAGAGAAATGGACTCCTGGAGAG ATTCCTGAAGAAGCTCCTCCAGATGCTTATGTTTAG
- the LOC108457752 gene encoding probable serine/threonine-protein kinase PBL17 — MQDSPETKIPCILPLAAKDVKDLRQNPGYSNVDIFTYEEMRLATNQFRPDYILGEGGFGAVYKGVIDETVRPGYTSTAVAIKELNPDGFQGDREWLTEVNYLGQLSHSNLVKLIGYCCEDEHRLLVYEYMASGSLEKHLFRRVGCSLTWSKRMKIALDAAKGLAFLHGAERPIIYRDFKTSNILLDADFNAKLADFGLAKDGPTGDQTHVSTRVMGTYGYAAPEYVMTGHLTARSDVYGYGVVLLEMLLGRRAMDKCRPSREHNLVEWARPLLNHNKKVLRILDPKMDGQYSAKTARKVANLAYQCLSQNPKGRPLMNEVVEFLETLETNDDSQEEACTSVKKRNSGRTGSHREGSADRSRSTNVRSRSEPPKECDLYDPTSLETEEKSESDRG; from the exons ATGCAGGACTCACCTGAAACCAAAATCCCATGCATCCTTCCTTTGGCGGCCAAGGATGTCAAAGATCTGCGGCAGAATCCTGGATATAGCAATGTTGATATATTCACATATGAGGAGATGAGGCTGGCTACAAATCAATTCAGGCCAGACTATATTCTTGGTGAGGGTGGCTTTGGGGCTGTTTACAAAGGAGTAATAGATGAGACTGTGAGGCCCGGTTATACATCTACAGCAGTCGCAATTAAGGAGCTTAATCCTGATGGGTTCCAAGGTGACAGAGAATGGCTG ACTGAAGTCAACTATCTAGGGCAACTCAGCCATTCAAATCTTGTGAAGCTTATTGGATACTGTTGTGAGGATGAGCATCGACTGCTTGTCTATGAATACATGGCAAGTGGAAGCCTTGAAAAGCACCTTTTCCGCA GGGTTGGTTGCAGTTTGACTTGGTCAAAAAGGATGAAGATTGCTTTAGATGCAGCAAAAGGGCTTGCTTTTCTTCATGGTGCCGAAAGACCTATCATATATCGTGACTTCAAGACATCAAACATCTTATTGGATGCA GACTTCAATGCAAAGCTCGCAGACTTTGGACTTGCAAAGGATGGACCAACTGGAGACCAGACCCATGTGTCAACACGAGTGATGGGCACATACGGATATGCTGCTCCTGAATATGTTATGACTG GCCATTTAACGGCAAGAAGTGATGTTTATGGATATGGAGTAGTGTTACTAGAGATGCTCCTCGGAAGAAGAGCAATGGACAAATGCAGGCCTAGCCGAGAGCATAACCTGGTTGAGTGGGCTCGTCCGCTCTTGAACCATAATAAGAAGGTTCTGAGGATCTTAGACCCTAAAATGGATGGTCAGTACTCAGCTAAAACTGCAAGAAAGGTAGCCAATTTAGCCTATCAATGCCTTAGCCAAAACCCAAAAGGGAGACCTCTCATGAATGAAGTGGTTGAATTTCTTGAAACACTTGAGACAAATGATGATAGTCAGGAAGAGGCTTGCACTTCTGTGAAGAAGAGGAATTCTGGCAGAACTGGAAGTCACAGAGAAGGCAGTGCAGACAGAAGCAGATCAACAAATGTAAGAAGCAGGAGTGAACCTCCCAAAGAGTGTGATCTTTATGATCCTACAAGTCTTGAAACGGAAGAGAAATCTGAATCCGACAGAGGTTGA